CCCGGAGACAACAATGTACGGCTTCTGGAAGTCTGTCAAAACGAGAGAAACAACCGGATCTTTCAGGCGTGTTGAAGCGGCCTGCTGGATGATCGCCGTTGCCTGGTCTACTGTCTTGCCGCCGATCAGCACAGGGCCGGTGGGATTCAGAACGATGTAACCATCTGGCTGAATGGTGACAGGCTGGTTCAGGTCGGGAGTATAGGTGAACTGTACCGTGAGTTGATCGCCTGGATGCAGCTTGTAGGTGCTGCGACGCTGCAACTGAGGTTGCTGTGCACCTGCGGCTGAGACCAAAATGATAAGTAAGGTGGCGAGCCAGAGGTACTTTGATCGCAAACGGTTGAGCATTCATTCCTCTTCTACGAAAGTGTTCGCCATGCCG
This genomic stretch from Terriglobus saanensis SP1PR4 harbors:
- a CDS encoding polysaccharide biosynthesis/export family protein, whose product is MLNRLRSKYLWLATLLIILVSAAGAQQPQLQRRSTYKLHPGDQLTVQFTYTPDLNQPVTIQPDGYIVLNPTGPVLIGGKTVDQATAIIQQAASTRLKDPVVSLVLTDFQKPYIVVSGQVQTPMRYDMREPTTALRAIMMAGGITKTGKEKQVVVFHDMDGDTPQVRVLNLKDVGKDTIFEHDMALSSGDIVFVPRTKVSRAQDVAQLAATFGLYLNAATYLIIH